DNA from Marinilabiliales bacterium:
GTCCATAATATCAGGAAGTGACTTCCCTGTCTGGTGGATCCTATCCCTCCCGGTTCTCAATATCCCTTTGCAGGCCTGCCATCTTTATGGCTGTGAGTGCAGCCTCTTCTCCCTTGTTCCCGTGTTTTCCGCCCGCCCTGTCGCGTGCCTGTTCCATGTTGTCTGTGGTCAGCACGCCGAACACAAATGGCATATTGTAGTTCATGTTCAGGTCGGTTATCCCGTAGGTAACACCCTGGCATATAAAGTCGAAGTGCCGGGTTTCGCCCTGGATAACGCATCCGAGACAGATGATCGCATCAAGGTCTTCATTTTCGGCCATAAGCTGAGCTCCCAGCGTGAGTTCAAAGCTGCCCGGCACATACCTGATGATGATGTTCTCATCGGGCGTGCCGGCCGACCGGAGTGTTTCCAGTGCACCGTCCAGCAGTGCGCCGGTAATCTCACTGTTCCATTCCGAAACAACAATTCCGAACAGCATATCGCCTGCTTCAGGCATTTCGCCCGGCTTAATGTCAGATCTGCCTTTCAGACCGGTTCCCATAGGTGTTTATCATTTACAGATGTGCGTTCACTTCCCCGGAAGGTAAATAATCAGTATACGGCAGTTTTCCGGCGTCAGCTTCAGCGATTATGCCTCTCTTTTTTGAGTTGCACCCTGGCAATATATTTCTCCGCCTCTCTTCCTTCGGTAGTTTCGGGGTATTCATCAAGGATGTTTTCGTAGGCTTCGAGAGCCTTGCCCCATTGCTCCAGTTCCTCATATACCTGTCCGGCTTTCATCCAGAAAATGGGAGAGGTGAACTCGTTGGGTCGTCTCATTGCGGCTCTCGTATAAAATGTGGCGGCCGTCTCGAGGTCACCCAGTTCGGCATAGGCATCGCCAATAGCGCCAAATGCCATGGGCGAAACCAACTGATCCCGGGAATCGAATTTTTTGAGGTGCTCAATGGCACTTTTAAACTCAC
Protein-coding regions in this window:
- a CDS encoding 6,7-dimethyl-8-ribityllumazine synthase, yielding MGTGLKGRSDIKPGEMPEAGDMLFGIVVSEWNSEITGALLDGALETLRSAGTPDENIIIRYVPGSFELTLGAQLMAENEDLDAIICLGCVIQGETRHFDFICQGVTYGITDLNMNYNMPFVFGVLTTDNMEQARDRAGGKHGNKGEEAALTAIKMAGLQRDIENREG